Proteins from a single region of Bdellovibrio bacteriovorus HD100:
- a CDS encoding efflux RND transporter permease subunit produces the protein MSPALLSVRQPVLIMSLVILMLTLGGISLKNLPIDLYPDVTLPTVVVVTSYAGAGPQEVETEITKVLEDQVSTISGVQKVSSQNMEGVSILSIEFSLKTNLNFAEQEVRAKVQNSMRELPDDVDEPVIRKVGPSDAPIMYISLQADMEDGKLYDLAKEIISPQFEQVYQVGQVEILGGRKREIHVSLNRDRLNGTDISASTVAEALRSGGRNIPAGKIDVGETQFSFRTLGQYQSVNEIGSTVLRLADVYHPITIGTVARIEDTLQDESSRSRLNGKKAINFSIYRQSGANSVKVADDIAKKVAKINEDFKAQGVDAQMKIVQDTSNKIRANVYDVYESIIFGVILTILVVYFFLGSMKSTLITGFALPNSLLGACIMMGIFGFSINIMSLLAMSLVVGLLVDDAIVVRENIFRKLEIGMSPKKAAVVGTNEVTLAVVATTLTILAVFGPIGNLQGIVGQFFKQFGLTICFAMIVSLFDGLFVAPTLSAYVAGEHSHKPPTSKFGIWNQRALKAFDRFQTRMEQWYVKTLGWALAHPAKTILASVGIFVFSLFIATRVPFTFLPAQDNGEFYVQFELAPGASLDGTDVIAKEIENRTRKFPEIEDILTFVGTGNGEPHKGSLYIRLVPSKKRSMNTTETKAALREAYKGLEKYNIIVTDNPGQQNSRQFNLNIVGQNMNDLIQYSEKVLAKLKAEPGLSQPDTSYRAGKPEFQVQLKRENAQASGVSLIGVGMELRTLIEGQTPAIYRENGVNYDVRVRLQPDQRDLREQYPSLKVPNLSQRLVPLVNVAHLKEAQGPSVILRENRNRYIQLSADITPGGKGLGGVIAEINSLSKTELKPPPGVTFSFVGEAERFAELMTNILVSLGLGVMFIYLVLASLYGSFITPVTIMSVIPLAACGAFLSLFITRSSFDLFSMIGCVMLMGLATKNSILLIDSAAEQQKHGTSPTEALLKAGETRLRPIIMTSLALIAGMVPVAIGLNEASKSRTSLGIVVIGGTISSTLLTLYVIPAVHLYVDRFQNWFMAKYRKVFGHDETVI, from the coding sequence AAAGACCAATTTGAATTTCGCCGAACAGGAGGTCCGCGCCAAAGTACAAAACTCCATGCGTGAACTTCCTGATGATGTCGACGAACCGGTCATCAGAAAGGTCGGGCCATCAGATGCGCCGATCATGTATATTTCACTCCAGGCGGATATGGAGGACGGGAAGCTTTACGATCTCGCCAAAGAGATCATTTCCCCGCAATTCGAACAGGTCTATCAGGTCGGGCAGGTCGAAATCCTCGGGGGCCGCAAACGTGAAATTCATGTCAGCTTAAATCGAGATCGTCTGAACGGTACGGACATCTCGGCCAGCACTGTGGCTGAAGCCCTGCGCAGCGGGGGGCGAAACATTCCCGCTGGTAAAATTGATGTTGGTGAAACCCAGTTTTCTTTCCGCACCCTGGGGCAATATCAATCGGTGAATGAGATCGGTTCGACCGTGCTTCGCCTGGCTGACGTCTATCATCCAATCACCATCGGCACGGTGGCCAGGATCGAAGACACTTTGCAGGACGAAAGCTCGCGCAGCCGTCTGAATGGAAAAAAAGCCATTAACTTTAGCATCTATCGCCAGTCCGGAGCCAACTCGGTGAAGGTGGCCGACGACATCGCCAAGAAGGTCGCCAAGATCAACGAGGACTTCAAAGCTCAAGGTGTTGATGCTCAAATGAAGATCGTTCAGGACACCAGCAACAAGATTCGCGCGAATGTCTATGACGTTTATGAATCCATCATCTTTGGGGTGATCCTGACGATTCTGGTGGTTTATTTCTTCCTTGGCAGCATGAAGTCCACGCTGATTACGGGCTTTGCGCTGCCGAACTCGCTGTTGGGGGCGTGTATTATGATGGGGATCTTCGGGTTTTCCATCAATATCATGAGTCTGCTGGCAATGAGCCTGGTCGTGGGTCTTTTGGTGGATGACGCCATCGTGGTGCGGGAAAACATCTTCCGTAAACTTGAAATCGGCATGTCTCCGAAAAAAGCCGCGGTGGTCGGCACCAATGAAGTGACTCTGGCGGTTGTGGCCACCACGTTGACGATCCTTGCTGTGTTCGGTCCGATCGGAAATCTGCAGGGTATTGTCGGGCAGTTCTTTAAACAGTTTGGTCTGACAATCTGTTTTGCCATGATCGTCAGTTTGTTTGACGGCCTGTTTGTGGCGCCGACCCTGTCAGCTTATGTGGCGGGGGAACATTCACACAAACCTCCTACATCCAAGTTTGGCATCTGGAATCAAAGAGCTTTGAAAGCCTTTGACCGCTTCCAGACCCGTATGGAGCAATGGTATGTGAAAACTTTGGGCTGGGCCCTGGCGCATCCGGCGAAAACCATTCTGGCCTCGGTCGGGATCTTTGTCTTTTCCCTCTTTATTGCCACGCGCGTGCCGTTCACGTTCCTGCCGGCGCAGGACAACGGGGAATTCTATGTGCAGTTCGAGCTTGCCCCAGGGGCCAGCCTGGACGGCACGGACGTGATTGCCAAAGAAATCGAAAACCGCACCCGCAAGTTCCCAGAGATCGAGGATATTTTGACCTTTGTGGGGACCGGCAACGGTGAGCCTCACAAGGGAAGTCTGTATATCCGCCTGGTGCCGTCTAAAAAACGCAGCATGAACACCACAGAGACCAAAGCGGCTTTGCGTGAAGCCTATAAGGGGTTGGAGAAGTACAACATCATCGTGACTGACAATCCCGGGCAGCAGAACAGCCGTCAGTTCAACCTGAATATCGTGGGTCAGAACATGAACGATCTGATTCAGTACTCTGAAAAGGTGCTGGCAAAGCTGAAGGCCGAGCCAGGGCTGTCCCAGCCGGACACAAGCTATCGCGCCGGAAAGCCCGAGTTCCAGGTTCAGCTAAAGCGTGAAAATGCCCAAGCCTCCGGGGTTTCCCTGATCGGCGTGGGTATGGAGCTTCGTACTTTGATCGAAGGTCAGACTCCAGCCATCTATCGTGAAAATGGGGTGAACTATGATGTGCGTGTGCGCCTGCAGCCGGATCAGCGTGACTTGCGTGAACAGTATCCAAGCCTGAAGGTTCCAAACTTAAGCCAGCGCCTGGTGCCTTTGGTGAATGTGGCCCATTTGAAAGAGGCGCAAGGCCCGTCAGTGATCCTGCGTGAAAATCGCAACCGTTACATCCAGCTTTCCGCCGATATCACGCCGGGCGGTAAAGGTCTTGGGGGCGTGATCGCTGAAATCAACAGTCTTTCCAAGACAGAGTTGAAGCCACCTCCAGGTGTGACCTTTAGTTTCGTGGGTGAGGCCGAACGTTTTGCCGAGCTCATGACCAACATTCTGGTTTCTTTGGGGTTGGGTGTGATGTTCATTTATCTGGTGCTGGCAAGCTTGTATGGCTCGTTCATCACTCCGGTGACTATCATGTCGGTGATTCCGCTGGCAGCCTGCGGGGCCTTTTTGTCGTTGTTTATCACTCGCTCCAGCTTCGATTTGTTCTCGATGATTGGGTGTGTGATGTTGATGGGCCTTGCGACGAAGAACTCCATCTTGCTGATTGATTCTGCGGCCGAACAGCAAAAGCACGGCACATCTCCGACTGAGGCGCTGCTGAAAGCCGGTGAAACCCGTCTTCGTCCGATCATCATGACCAGTCTTGCCCTGATTGCCGGGATGGTTCCAGTGGCGATTGGGTTGAACGAAGCTTCCAAGTCCCGCACAAGCCTTGGGATTGTCGTGATCGGGGGAACAATCAGTTCGACGTTGCTGACACTATATGTGATTCCTGCTGTTCACCTGTATGTGGATCGGTTCCAGAACTGGTTCATGGCAAAGTACCGCAAGGTCTTCGGCCACGACGAAACAGTGATCTAA